One Pseudomonas fluorescens genomic region harbors:
- a CDS encoding DUF423 domain-containing protein, giving the protein MLRGFLMLAAFFGFTGVALGAFAAHGLKNRLTPEYLAIFHTGVTYQLVHTLALFGVALLAKQIQGRLITWAGVSFTVGILLFSGSLYLLTTTGISKLGIVTPFGGLAFLVGWICLGLAAWRLS; this is encoded by the coding sequence ATGCTGCGTGGCTTTTTGATGCTGGCCGCTTTTTTCGGTTTTACCGGTGTTGCGCTGGGCGCTTTCGCTGCCCATGGCCTGAAAAATCGCCTGACGCCGGAGTATCTGGCGATTTTTCATACGGGTGTCACTTATCAACTGGTGCACACGCTGGCATTGTTCGGCGTAGCGCTGTTGGCCAAGCAGATTCAAGGGCGCCTGATTACATGGGCCGGCGTGTCCTTCACCGTTGGCATTTTGTTGTTTTCCGGCAGCCTGTACCTGCTGACCACCACCGGAATCAGCAAGCTCGGCATCGTCACCCCGTTCGGTGGCCTCGCGTTTCTGGTCGGTTGGATCTGCCTCGGCCTCGCGGCCTGGCGCCTGTCCTGA
- the thiS gene encoding sulfur carrier protein ThiS: MRIQLNGEPLELPDGETVAALITRLELTGRRVAVELNLDIVPRSQHAETTLNDGDNVEVVHAIGGG; encoded by the coding sequence ATGCGCATTCAATTGAACGGCGAACCCCTTGAATTGCCCGACGGCGAGACCGTTGCGGCGCTGATTACCCGCCTGGAACTGACCGGGCGCCGGGTAGCAGTCGAACTCAACCTGGATATCGTCCCGCGCAGCCAGCATGCAGAAACCACTTTGAACGACGGCGATAATGTCGAAGTGGTGCACGCGATCGGTGGCGGTTAA
- the ftsX gene encoding permease-like cell division protein FtsX, with amino-acid sequence MSATRSPKVSERVAPKAADPQPQKKKKHDDDDGPDFATLFRAWIESHRASLLDSLRRLGKQPIGSFFTCMVMAVALSLPMGLSLLLNNVERLGGSWQRAAQISLYLQLDASPAQGESLREQIKGMPGVADAEYVGRDQALEEFQQQSGLGEALRELPENPLPGVVLVTPNEVDKPTLEALRQKLSELPKVQQAQLDLVWVERLAAILKLGDRFVFGLTVLLVSALLLVIGNTIRLHIENRRTEIEVIKLVGGTDSYVRRPFLYMGALYGFGAGLLSWGVLAFGLNWLNDAVVGLAGLYGSDFALAGVPVADGLSLLLGAVLLGYIGAWIAVARHLRELAPK; translated from the coding sequence ATGAGTGCGACACGCAGTCCGAAGGTTTCCGAACGCGTGGCCCCGAAGGCCGCCGACCCGCAACCGCAGAAGAAGAAAAAGCACGACGATGACGACGGCCCGGACTTCGCGACGCTGTTTCGCGCCTGGATCGAAAGCCATCGCGCCAGCTTGCTTGACAGCCTGCGCCGTCTCGGCAAACAGCCGATTGGCAGCTTTTTCACCTGCATGGTGATGGCGGTGGCGTTGAGTCTGCCGATGGGCCTTTCGCTGTTGCTCAACAATGTTGAGCGACTCGGCGGTTCCTGGCAGCGTGCGGCGCAGATTTCGCTGTATCTGCAACTCGACGCCAGCCCGGCGCAGGGCGAGTCATTGCGTGAGCAGATCAAAGGCATGCCCGGCGTTGCTGATGCCGAATATGTCGGCCGTGATCAGGCGCTGGAAGAGTTCCAGCAGCAGTCCGGGCTGGGCGAAGCCCTGCGCGAGCTGCCGGAAAACCCTTTGCCCGGCGTCGTGCTGGTTACACCGAACGAAGTCGACAAGCCGACACTCGAAGCATTAAGACAAAAACTTTCCGAGTTGCCCAAGGTACAACAGGCGCAACTTGATCTAGTCTGGGTCGAGCGTCTGGCCGCCATCCTCAAGCTTGGCGACCGCTTTGTCTTCGGTCTGACAGTGTTGTTGGTGTCTGCATTACTTTTGGTGATAGGCAATACCATTCGTCTTCATATTGAAAACCGCCGCACTGAGATAGAAGTGATTAAACTCGTCGGCGGCACTGACAGTTATGTGCGTCGTCCCTTCCTTTATATGGGTGCGCTGTATGGCTTCGGTGCGGGGCTGTTGTCCTGGGGCGTTTTGGCGTTTGGCCTGAACTGGTTGAACGACGCGGTGGTTGGATTGGCCGGTTTGTACGGCAGTGACTTCGCCCTGGCCGGTGTGCCAGTGGCCGACGGTCTGTCGCTCTTGCTTGGCGCGGTGCTGTTGGGTTATATCGGTGCATGGATTGCAGTCGCACGTCATCTCAGGGAGCTGGCGCCGAAGTAG
- the ftsY gene encoding signal recognition particle-docking protein FtsY produces MFGSNDDKKSPAAAGEKKSLFGWLRKKPQEPVVEQPPAIPEPTPAPVPVTEEEPAPIVLPIAEPVLQPEVQAEPEASVAADLPLTPAAEPWLTLPVAEEPVALVEEAAPHVTPVIPAPVEEVAAAPVCEPVVEPAPVVPDPVAPIIQQPESAPVATAPVAPVAAPVLPIETSLQPVVEAPAEAPRTEESKAGFFARLKQGLSKTSASIGEGMASLFLGRKTIDDDLLDDLETRLLTADVGVEATTQIIQRLTQKVARKELADADALYKSLQAELAAMLKPVEQPLKIASQNKPFVILVVGVNGAGKTTTIGKLAKKLQLEGKKVMLAAGDTFRAAAVEQLQVWGERNKIPVIAQHTGADSASVIFDAVQAAKARGIDVLIADTAGRLHTKDNLMEELKKVRRVIGKLDADAPHEVLLVLDAGTGQNAINQAKQFNQTVELTGLALTKLDGTAKGGVIFALAKQFGLPIRYIGVGEGIDDLRTFEAEPFVQALFAERERS; encoded by the coding sequence ATGTTTGGTTCCAACGACGACAAGAAGAGCCCAGCTGCGGCTGGCGAGAAGAAAAGCCTGTTCGGATGGCTGCGGAAGAAACCGCAGGAACCCGTCGTCGAACAGCCGCCCGCGATTCCTGAGCCGACCCCGGCGCCTGTCCCGGTAACAGAAGAAGAGCCAGCACCGATCGTGCTGCCGATTGCCGAGCCGGTGTTGCAGCCGGAGGTCCAAGCCGAGCCCGAAGCGTCAGTGGCGGCGGATCTGCCGCTGACGCCCGCGGCCGAGCCGTGGCTGACCTTGCCGGTGGCGGAAGAACCGGTGGCTCTGGTCGAAGAGGCGGCGCCGCATGTGACGCCGGTGATTCCCGCGCCTGTTGAAGAGGTTGCTGCGGCGCCGGTATGCGAACCAGTTGTCGAGCCCGCGCCGGTTGTTCCAGATCCGGTTGCCCCAATTATTCAACAGCCTGAATCTGCGCCCGTGGCCACTGCGCCAGTTGCGCCAGTCGCAGCGCCAGTCTTGCCGATTGAAACGTCTTTGCAGCCCGTGGTCGAAGCGCCTGCCGAAGCGCCGCGCACCGAAGAATCCAAGGCTGGTTTCTTCGCCCGCCTCAAGCAAGGCTTGTCCAAGACCAGCGCCAGCATCGGCGAAGGCATGGCCAGTCTGTTCCTCGGCCGCAAGACCATCGACGACGACCTGCTCGATGACCTCGAAACCCGTCTGCTCACCGCCGACGTTGGGGTCGAAGCCACTACGCAGATCATTCAGCGCCTGACTCAGAAGGTCGCCCGCAAAGAGCTGGCCGACGCCGACGCGCTGTACAAATCCCTGCAAGCCGAACTGGCCGCGATGCTCAAGCCAGTCGAGCAGCCACTGAAAATCGCCTCGCAGAACAAGCCTTTCGTGATTCTGGTGGTCGGCGTCAACGGTGCCGGCAAAACCACCACCATCGGCAAACTGGCGAAGAAGCTGCAACTGGAAGGCAAGAAAGTCATGCTCGCCGCCGGTGACACCTTCCGCGCCGCTGCGGTCGAGCAGTTGCAAGTGTGGGGCGAGCGCAACAAGATTCCAGTGATCGCTCAGCACACCGGCGCCGACTCCGCTTCGGTAATCTTCGATGCGGTGCAGGCTGCCAAGGCGCGCGGCATCGACGTGCTGATCGCCGACACCGCCGGGCGTCTGCACACCAAAGATAACCTGATGGAAGAGCTGAAAAAGGTTCGCCGGGTGATCGGCAAGCTCGACGCCGATGCTCCGCACGAAGTGCTGCTGGTGCTTGATGCCGGCACTGGCCAGAACGCCATCAATCAGGCCAAGCAATTCAACCAGACCGTCGAACTGACCGGCCTGGCGCTGACCAAACTCGACGGCACCGCCAAGGGTGGGGTGATTTTCGCCCTGGCCAAACAGTTCGGTCTGCCGATCCGTTACATCGGCGTCGGCGAAGGCATCGACGATTTGCGTACCTTTGAAGCCGAGCCCTTTGTCCAGGCATTGTTTGCCGAGCGGGAGCGTTCATGA
- the mtgA gene encoding monofunctional biosynthetic peptidoglycan transglycosylase — MLRSIFRRLTKALLWFAGGSVLLVLVFRFVPPPGTALMVERKVESWVDGEPIDLQRTWNPWDEISDDLKVAVIAGEDQKFPEHWGFDLRAIQAALAHNELGGSIRGASTLSQQVSKNLFLWSGRSYLRKGLEAWFTALIEVFWPKQRILEVYLNSVEWDDGVFGAEAAARHHFGVSAKSLSRQQASYLAAVLPNPRVWSASHPTGYVSRRAGWIRQQMSQLGGDSYLLGLNDSRRAPWAE; from the coding sequence ATGCTGCGTTCAATTTTCCGTCGTCTTACGAAGGCCCTGCTCTGGTTTGCCGGCGGCAGCGTCTTGCTGGTGCTGGTGTTTCGCTTCGTGCCACCGCCGGGAACGGCGTTGATGGTCGAACGCAAGGTCGAATCCTGGGTCGATGGCGAGCCGATCGACTTGCAGCGTACCTGGAATCCATGGGACGAGATCTCCGATGATCTGAAGGTCGCAGTGATTGCCGGCGAAGACCAGAAATTCCCCGAGCACTGGGGCTTCGATCTGCGCGCGATCCAGGCAGCGCTGGCTCACAACGAGCTGGGCGGATCGATTCGCGGCGCCAGCACCTTGAGCCAGCAAGTGTCAAAAAACCTGTTTCTGTGGTCTGGTCGCAGCTATTTGCGCAAGGGCCTGGAAGCCTGGTTCACGGCGCTCATCGAGGTGTTCTGGCCCAAGCAGCGGATTCTTGAGGTGTACCTCAACAGTGTCGAATGGGATGACGGCGTGTTTGGCGCGGAGGCTGCGGCCCGCCATCACTTCGGCGTGAGCGCGAAGTCGTTGTCGCGGCAGCAGGCGAGTTATCTGGCGGCGGTGTTGCCCAATCCGCGCGTCTGGAGTGCGAGCCACCCGACCGGTTATGTGTCGCGCCGGGCCGGGTGGATTCGACAGCAGATGAGTCAGTTGGGGGGTGACAGTTATTTGCTGGGGCTGAACGATTCGCGGCGGGCGCCCTGGGCTGAATGA
- the ftsE gene encoding cell division ATP-binding protein FtsE, translating into MIRFEQVGKRYPNGHVGLHELSFRVRRGEFLFVTGHSGAGKSTLLRLLLAMERPTSGKLLLAGQDLSTISNAQIPFLRRQIGVVFQNHQLLFDRTVFNNVALPLQILGLSKAEIAKRVDSALERVALSDKTDLYPGDLSTGQQQRVGIARAIVHRPALLLADEPTGNLDPRLAAEIMGVFEDINRLGTSVLIASHDLALIARMRHRMLTLQRGRLIGDGEAGV; encoded by the coding sequence ATGATTCGTTTCGAACAGGTCGGTAAACGCTACCCGAACGGTCACGTCGGCTTGCATGAGCTGAGCTTTCGAGTCCGTCGTGGCGAATTCTTGTTTGTCACTGGCCACTCAGGTGCCGGTAAATCCACCTTGTTGCGCCTGTTGCTGGCGATGGAGCGGCCGACCAGCGGCAAACTGCTGCTCGCCGGGCAAGACCTGAGCACCATCAGCAACGCGCAGATTCCGTTTCTGCGCCGGCAGATCGGCGTGGTTTTCCAGAATCACCAGTTGCTGTTCGATCGTACGGTGTTCAACAACGTCGCGTTGCCGCTGCAGATCCTGGGCCTGTCCAAGGCCGAAATCGCCAAGCGTGTCGATTCGGCGCTGGAACGCGTGGCGCTGTCGGACAAAACCGATCTGTACCCCGGCGATCTATCGACCGGGCAGCAGCAGCGTGTAGGTATTGCCCGCGCCATCGTTCACCGCCCGGCCTTGCTGCTGGCGGACGAACCGACCGGTAACCTCGACCCGCGCCTGGCCGCCGAAATCATGGGCGTGTTCGAAGACATCAACCGTCTGGGCACCAGCGTGCTGATCGCCAGTCACGACCTGGCACTCATCGCACGCATGCGTCATCGCATGCTGACCCTGCAACGCGGCCGCTTGATCGGCGACGGGGAGGCCGGGGTATGA
- the rpoH gene encoding RNA polymerase sigma factor RpoH, with amino-acid sequence MTNSLQPAYALVPGANLEAYVHTVNSIPLLTPEQERELAESLYYEQDLGAARQMVLAHLRFVVHIARSYSGYGLAQADLIQEGNVGLMKAVKRFNPEMGVRLVSFAVHWIKAEIHEFILRNWRIVKVATTKAQRKLFFNLRSQKKRLAWLNNEEVHRVAESLGVEPREVREMESRLTGHDMAFDPAAEADDDSAFQSPANYLEDHRYDPARQLEDADWSDNSNSNLHEALEVLDERSRDILYQRWLAEEKATLHDLAQKYNVSAERIRQLEKSAMNKLKLSIAA; translated from the coding sequence ATGACCAATTCTTTGCAACCTGCGTATGCGTTGGTTCCGGGTGCGAACCTGGAAGCCTACGTGCACACCGTGAACAGCATTCCATTGCTGACGCCGGAGCAGGAGCGTGAACTGGCCGAGAGTCTCTACTATGAGCAGGATTTGGGGGCGGCTCGGCAGATGGTGCTCGCCCACCTGCGTTTTGTCGTACACATTGCCCGTAGCTATTCCGGCTACGGTCTGGCTCAGGCTGACCTGATCCAGGAAGGTAACGTTGGCCTGATGAAGGCCGTCAAGCGCTTCAACCCGGAAATGGGTGTGCGTCTGGTGTCGTTCGCTGTGCACTGGATCAAGGCGGAAATTCACGAGTTCATCCTGCGCAACTGGCGCATTGTGAAAGTCGCGACCACCAAGGCCCAGCGCAAGCTGTTCTTCAACCTGCGCAGCCAGAAGAAGCGTCTGGCGTGGCTGAACAACGAGGAAGTCCACCGTGTGGCGGAAAGCCTCGGCGTCGAGCCGCGGGAAGTACGCGAGATGGAAAGTCGCCTGACCGGCCATGACATGGCGTTCGACCCGGCCGCCGAAGCGGACGATGACAGCGCTTTCCAGTCGCCGGCCAACTACCTGGAAGACCACCGGTACGACCCGGCGCGTCAACTGGAAGATGCCGACTGGAGCGACAACTCCAACAGCAACCTGCACGAAGCACTGGAAGTGCTGGACGAGCGCAGCCGTGACATTCTTTACCAGCGCTGGCTGGCGGAAGAGAAAGCCACGCTGCACGACCTGGCGCAGAAGTACAACGTGTCGGCCGAGCGAATCCGTCAGCTTGAAAAGAGCGCGATGAACAAGCTCAAGTTGTCGATCGCCGCTTAA
- the trmB gene encoding tRNA (guanosine(46)-N7)-methyltransferase TrmB — MTESNDTPVQPDEGDERQHRRIKSFVMRAGRMTEGQQRGLDQGAPLFVLPLADAPVDYDQVFGRSAPRSLEIGFGMGHSLLEMAAAAPEQDFIGVEVHRPGVGALLNGVLTQGLTNLRVYDCDAIEVLNRCIADNSLDRLMLFFPDPWHKSRHHKRRIVQASFAELVRSKLKVGGILHMATDWEPYAEYMLEVMNVAPGYRNLAEDGKCVPRPAERPITKFERRGERLGHGVWDLKFEKLS, encoded by the coding sequence ATGACTGAATCGAACGACACGCCTGTCCAGCCGGACGAAGGCGACGAGCGCCAACACCGCCGCATCAAGAGTTTCGTGATGCGCGCCGGGCGCATGACCGAAGGCCAGCAGCGCGGCCTGGATCAGGGCGCGCCGCTGTTCGTGCTGCCGCTGGCCGATGCGCCGGTGGATTACGATCAAGTGTTCGGCCGTTCGGCGCCGCGCTCGCTGGAAATCGGTTTCGGCATGGGCCACTCGCTGCTGGAAATGGCCGCGGCGGCGCCGGAGCAGGATTTCATCGGCGTTGAAGTACATCGTCCGGGTGTCGGCGCGCTGCTCAATGGCGTGCTGACGCAGGGTCTGACCAACCTGCGGGTCTACGATTGCGACGCGATCGAAGTGCTTAATCGTTGCATCGCCGACAACAGCCTCGATCGCCTGATGCTGTTCTTCCCGGATCCGTGGCACAAGAGCCGTCACCACAAGCGTCGTATCGTTCAGGCTTCGTTCGCCGAACTGGTGCGCAGCAAGTTGAAGGTCGGCGGCATTCTGCACATGGCCACCGACTGGGAACCGTATGCCGAGTACATGCTGGAAGTGATGAACGTCGCCCCGGGCTACCGCAACCTTGCCGAAGACGGCAAATGCGTCCCGCGCCCGGCAGAACGCCCGATCACCAAGTTCGAACGCCGCGGCGAACGTCTTGGCCACGGCGTTTGGGATCTGAAGTTCGAAAAACTGTCCTGA
- a CDS encoding M16 family metallopeptidase yields MSERKTPRLMLLGLVAIAVIGSAAMYLSPGADSHASEALDNAKTSQKLQSLAELDGKAPASRKLDVQTWNTAEGAKVLFVEAHELPMFDMRLIFAAGSSQDGNAPGLAVLTNAMLNEGVAGKDVGAIAQGFEGLGADFGNGAFKDMALASLRSLSAADKREPALKLFAEVVGKPTFPADSFARIKNQMLAGFEYQKQNPGKLASLELMKRLYGEHPYGHSSDGNPQSVPKITQAQLRDFHAKAYAAGNVVIALVGDLSRAEAEAIAHQASSALPKGPELAKIAAPQEPKASVNHIEFPSKQTNLMLAQLGIDRDDPDYAALSMGNQILGGGGFGTRLMSEVREKRGLTYGVYSAFSPMQARGPFMINLQTRAEMSEGTLKLVQDVLADYLKTGPTQKELDDAKRELAGSFPLSTASNADIVGQLGAMGFYNLPLSYLDDFMRQSQSLTVEQVRDALNKHLSTEKMVIVTAGPTVAQKPLPAPSDKPAEQPLGVPEH; encoded by the coding sequence ATGAGTGAGCGCAAAACCCCACGTCTGATGCTGCTCGGTCTGGTCGCGATAGCGGTCATCGGCTCGGCGGCGATGTATCTGTCGCCTGGAGCTGACAGCCACGCCAGCGAAGCACTGGATAACGCCAAAACCAGTCAGAAACTGCAATCGCTGGCCGAACTCGACGGCAAGGCCCCGGCCAGCCGCAAGCTCGATGTGCAGACCTGGAACACCGCTGAAGGCGCCAAAGTGCTGTTCGTCGAAGCCCATGAGCTGCCGATGTTCGACATGCGCCTGATTTTTGCCGCTGGCAGCAGCCAGGACGGCAACGCGCCCGGCCTCGCGGTGCTGACCAACGCCATGCTTAACGAAGGCGTCGCGGGCAAGGACGTCGGCGCCATCGCTCAAGGTTTTGAAGGCCTCGGTGCGGATTTCGGGAACGGAGCCTTCAAGGACATGGCGCTGGCCTCGCTGCGCAGTCTCAGTGCCGCCGACAAGCGCGAACCGGCGCTGAAGCTGTTCGCGGAAGTGGTCGGCAAACCGACATTCCCTGCCGACTCCTTCGCGCGCATCAAGAACCAGATGCTCGCCGGTTTCGAATACCAGAAACAGAACCCCGGCAAACTCGCCAGTCTCGAACTGATGAAGCGCCTGTACGGCGAGCACCCGTACGGGCACTCGAGCGATGGCAATCCGCAGAGCGTGCCGAAGATCACTCAGGCGCAATTGCGTGACTTCCACGCCAAGGCTTATGCGGCCGGCAACGTGGTGATCGCGCTGGTCGGTGACTTGTCCCGCGCCGAAGCCGAGGCGATCGCCCACCAAGCCTCCTCTGCCCTGCCGAAAGGCCCGGAACTGGCGAAAATCGCCGCACCGCAGGAACCGAAAGCCAGCGTCAACCACATCGAGTTTCCGTCCAAGCAGACCAACCTGATGCTCGCGCAACTCGGCATCGACCGTGACGATCCGGATTATGCGGCGCTGTCGATGGGCAACCAGATTCTCGGTGGCGGCGGTTTCGGTACGCGTCTGATGAGCGAAGTGCGCGAGAAGCGCGGCCTGACCTATGGCGTGTATTCGGCGTTCAGCCCGATGCAGGCGCGTGGCCCGTTCATGATCAACCTGCAGACCCGCGCCGAGATGAGCGAAGGCACCCTGAAACTGGTGCAGGACGTACTCGCCGACTATCTGAAAACCGGCCCGACGCAGAAAGAACTCGATGACGCCAAACGTGAACTCGCCGGCAGCTTCCCGCTGTCCACAGCGAGCAATGCCGATATCGTCGGCCAACTCGGCGCGATGGGCTTCTATAATCTGCCGCTGAGCTATCTGGACGACTTCATGCGTCAGTCGCAAAGCCTGACCGTGGAACAAGTCCGCGACGCCCTGAACAAACACCTGAGCACGGAGAAAATGGTCATCGTCACCGCTGGCCCGACCGTGGCGCAAAAGCCGTTACCGGCCCCATCTGATAAACCTGCCGAGCAACCGCTCGGGGTTCCGGAGCATTAA
- a CDS encoding M16 family metallopeptidase produces MNALARRAAGLLFSTVCLPLSALAADPQPTHEFTLDNGLKVVVREDHRAPVVVSQVWYKVGSSYETPGQTGLSHALEHMMFKGSEKVGPGEASLILRDLGAEENAFTSDDFTAYYQVLARDRLGVAFELEADRMANLRLPADEFAKEIEVIKEERRLRTDDKPMSKAFERYKAMAYPASGYHTPTIGWMADLERMKVEELRHWYQSWYAPNNATLVVVGDVTPDEVKTLAQRYFGPVAKREVPAAKQPLELAEPGERQITLHVQTQLPSLMLGFNVPSIATAEDKRSVNALRLISALLDGGYSGRIPTQLERGEELVSGGSSNYDAYTRGDSLFTLSATPNTQKKKTMAQAEAGLWKLLEQLKTTAPSAEELERVRAQVIAGLVYERDSITSQATAIGQLETVGLSWKLMDTELADLESVTPQDIQNAAKKYFTRERLSVAHVLPLETTHE; encoded by the coding sequence ATGAATGCTCTAGCCCGCCGCGCTGCAGGCCTGCTGTTCAGCACAGTCTGTCTGCCTCTCTCGGCCCTGGCGGCCGACCCGCAACCGACTCATGAATTTACCCTCGATAACGGCCTGAAGGTCGTCGTGCGCGAAGACCATCGTGCGCCGGTGGTGGTGTCGCAGGTCTGGTACAAGGTCGGCTCCAGCTACGAAACCCCGGGCCAGACCGGTTTGTCCCACGCGCTTGAGCACATGATGTTCAAGGGCAGCGAAAAAGTCGGCCCCGGCGAAGCCTCGCTGATCCTGCGCGATCTCGGCGCTGAAGAGAACGCCTTCACCAGCGACGATTTCACCGCTTATTACCAGGTGCTGGCCCGCGATCGGCTGGGCGTAGCCTTTGAACTGGAAGCCGACCGCATGGCCAACCTGCGCCTGCCGGCCGACGAGTTCGCCAAGGAAATCGAAGTCATCAAGGAAGAACGCCGCTTGCGCACTGATGACAAGCCGATGTCCAAAGCTTTCGAGCGCTACAAAGCCATGGCTTACCCGGCCAGCGGTTATCACACGCCGACCATCGGCTGGATGGCTGACCTGGAGCGCATGAAGGTCGAAGAACTGCGCCATTGGTACCAATCCTGGTACGCGCCGAACAACGCCACACTGGTCGTGGTCGGCGACGTGACTCCGGACGAAGTGAAAACCCTCGCCCAGCGCTACTTCGGCCCGGTTGCCAAACGCGAAGTGCCTGCAGCGAAACAGCCGCTGGAACTGGCGGAGCCCGGCGAGCGCCAGATCACCCTGCACGTGCAAACCCAGTTGCCCAGCCTGATGCTCGGCTTCAACGTGCCGAGCATTGCCACCGCTGAAGACAAGCGCTCGGTCAACGCCCTGCGCCTGATCTCCGCGCTGCTCGATGGCGGCTACAGCGGACGCATCCCGACGCAATTGGAACGCGGCGAAGAGCTGGTCTCCGGTGGCTCCTCGAACTACGACGCCTACACCCGTGGCGACAGCCTGTTCACTTTGTCGGCAACCCCGAACACCCAGAAGAAAAAGACCATGGCGCAAGCCGAGGCCGGTCTGTGGAAACTGCTGGAGCAGTTGAAAACCACCGCACCGTCCGCCGAAGAGCTGGAGCGCGTGCGTGCGCAAGTGATCGCCGGACTGGTCTACGAACGCGATTCGATCACCAGCCAGGCCACCGCCATCGGCCAACTGGAAACCGTCGGTCTGTCATGGAAACTGATGGACACCGAACTCGCCGATCTGGAAAGCGTGACTCCGCAAGACATCCAGAACGCCGCGAAGAAGTATTTCACCCGCGAACGTCTCAGCGTCGCCCACGTTCTGCCACTGGAGACGACTCATGAGTGA
- a CDS encoding thiazole synthase, with amino-acid sequence MSIVRSDKPFVLAGRTYQSRLLVGTGKYRDMEETRQAIEASGAEIVTFAVRRTNLGQIAGEPNLLDVLSPDRYTFLPNTAGCYDAIEAVRTCRLARELLDGHNLVKLEVLADQKTLFPNVIETLKAAETLVKEGFDVMVYTSDDPIIARQLAEIGCIAVMPLAGLIGSGLGICNPYNLQIILEEAKIPVLVDAGVGTASDATIAMELGCDAVLMNSAIAHAQQPVMMAEAMQHAIVAGRLAYLAGRMPKKLYASASSPLDGLIK; translated from the coding sequence ATGAGCATCGTTCGTAGCGACAAGCCTTTTGTGCTGGCCGGTCGTACTTACCAGTCGCGTTTGCTGGTCGGTACCGGCAAGTACCGTGACATGGAAGAAACCCGCCAGGCCATCGAGGCCTCGGGTGCCGAGATTGTCACCTTCGCCGTGCGCCGCACCAACCTGGGCCAGATCGCGGGCGAACCGAACCTGCTCGACGTGCTGTCGCCGGATCGCTACACCTTCCTGCCGAACACCGCCGGTTGCTATGACGCTATCGAAGCCGTGCGCACCTGCCGCCTGGCCCGTGAGCTGCTCGATGGCCATAACCTGGTGAAGCTGGAAGTGCTGGCCGACCAGAAAACCCTGTTCCCCAACGTGATCGAAACCCTCAAGGCCGCGGAAACGCTGGTCAAGGAAGGTTTCGACGTGATGGTTTACACCAGCGATGACCCGATCATCGCTCGCCAGTTGGCGGAAATCGGCTGCATCGCCGTCATGCCGCTGGCCGGTCTGATTGGCTCCGGTCTGGGCATCTGCAATCCGTACAACCTGCAGATCATCCTTGAGGAAGCCAAGATCCCGGTGCTGGTCGATGCCGGTGTCGGTACCGCCTCTGACGCGACCATCGCTATGGAACTGGGCTGCGACGCTGTGCTGATGAACTCGGCCATCGCCCACGCTCAACAGCCAGTGATGATGGCGGAAGCCATGCAGCACGCCATCGTTGCGGGCCGTCTGGCCTACCTCGCTGGCCGTATGCCGAAAAAACTCTATGCCAGCGCCTCTTCGCCGCTGGATGGTCTGATCAAGTAA
- the rsmD gene encoding 16S rRNA (guanine(966)-N(2))-methyltransferase RsmD, with the protein MATRSPKKPAHNVHNGVNQLRIIGGQWRSRKLSFPDAPGLRPTPDRVRETLFNWLAPYVEGAKVLDPFAGSGALFLEALSRGAAMGQALDASNIAVSSLKEHLGTLRCTNGQVQTADALRYLETQTATPFDLVFLDPPFNQNLLPAVCSLLEERQWLAADSWIYTESETAPSTLGLPGNWRLHREQKSGRVYYALWQRMAEIAG; encoded by the coding sequence ATGGCAACTCGATCCCCTAAAAAGCCTGCGCATAACGTCCACAACGGTGTGAACCAGTTGCGCATCATTGGCGGCCAATGGCGCAGCCGCAAGCTGAGCTTCCCCGACGCGCCGGGCCTGCGCCCTACGCCGGATCGCGTTCGCGAAACCCTGTTCAACTGGCTGGCACCTTACGTCGAAGGCGCCAAGGTGCTCGACCCGTTTGCCGGCAGCGGCGCGCTGTTTCTCGAAGCGCTGTCCCGTGGCGCGGCCATGGGCCAGGCGCTGGATGCGAGCAACATCGCGGTGTCCAGCCTGAAAGAACACCTCGGTACCCTGCGCTGCACCAATGGTCAGGTGCAAACCGCTGACGCCTTGCGCTACCTGGAAACCCAGACCGCGACCCCGTTTGACCTGGTCTTCCTTGACCCGCCGTTCAACCAGAATTTGCTGCCCGCCGTGTGCTCGTTGCTGGAAGAACGTCAGTGGCTGGCGGCGGATTCGTGGATCTACACTGAAAGTGAAACCGCGCCGTCAACGCTGGGCCTGCCGGGCAACTGGCGCCTGCACCGCGAGCAGAAATCCGGCCGGGTCTATTACGCGTTGTGGCAGCGCATGGCAGAAATCGCCGGTTAA